A stretch of Dietzia lutea DNA encodes these proteins:
- the cofD gene encoding 2-phospho-L-lactate transferase — translation MKICVLAGGVGGARFLLGARRLLGLDSESARASSPHRIDAVVNVGDDAWMHGVRICPDLDTCMYTLGGGIDPERGWGHAGETWNCRDELASYGVQPDWFGLGDKDLATHLVRTQMLNAGYRLTDVTEALCTRWSPGVRLLPVTDDRCETHVVVTDPPAADGGVGAGEAGGSATGSRAIHFQEWWVRHRAQLPASGFVQIGAESASPTPEALEAIETADLVVVAPSNPVVSVGAILAVPGMRAALRSTPAPVVGVSPVIGGSVLRGMADACLTAIGVETSATAVARHYGARSGTGLIDGWLVAPGDGPTDGSGTVDGVAVREAPLLMTDPDATADMLVAAIELAGLDVPARGDR, via the coding sequence GTGAAGATCTGTGTTCTGGCCGGAGGCGTCGGTGGCGCCCGTTTCCTCCTCGGCGCCCGCCGACTGCTCGGGCTGGACTCAGAGTCCGCCCGCGCCTCCTCCCCCCACCGCATCGACGCGGTGGTCAACGTCGGCGACGACGCCTGGATGCACGGCGTCCGTATCTGCCCCGACCTCGACACGTGCATGTACACCCTCGGCGGGGGCATCGACCCCGAGCGCGGCTGGGGTCACGCCGGAGAGACCTGGAACTGCCGCGACGAACTCGCCTCGTACGGCGTCCAGCCCGACTGGTTCGGCCTCGGCGACAAGGACCTCGCCACCCATCTCGTGCGTACCCAGATGCTCAACGCCGGCTACCGCCTCACCGACGTCACCGAGGCGCTCTGCACCCGCTGGTCCCCCGGCGTGCGCCTGCTGCCCGTCACCGACGACCGCTGCGAGACGCACGTCGTGGTGACCGACCCGCCGGCCGCGGACGGCGGGGTCGGGGCGGGCGAGGCGGGCGGGTCCGCCACCGGCTCGCGGGCGATCCATTTCCAGGAGTGGTGGGTCCGGCACAGGGCGCAGCTGCCCGCCTCCGGCTTCGTCCAGATCGGCGCGGAGTCCGCCTCCCCGACACCCGAGGCACTGGAGGCCATCGAGACGGCCGACCTCGTCGTCGTCGCCCCCTCCAACCCCGTGGTCTCCGTCGGCGCGATCCTCGCGGTCCCCGGGATGCGCGCCGCGCTGCGCTCCACCCCCGCCCCCGTGGTGGGCGTCAGCCCGGTGATCGGCGGCTCGGTGCTGCGCGGCATGGCCGACGCGTGCCTCACCGCGATCGGCGTCGAGACCTCGGCCACCGCGGTGGCGCGCCACTACGGCGCCCGCTCGGGCACGGGCCTCATCGACGGCTGGCTCGTCGCCCCCGGCGACGGCCCCACTGACGGCTCCGGCACGGTCGACGGCGTCGCCGTGCGCGAGGCGCCCCTGCTCATGACCGACCCCGACGCCACGGCGGACATGCTCGTCGCCGCGATCGAGCTGGCCGGGCTCGACGTCCCCGCGCGGGGCGACCGATGA
- a CDS encoding WhiB family transcriptional regulator codes for MTVDRQSRTVAGPELALVDLGVPGLFDEDEQESWQDRALCAQTDPEAFFPEKGGSTREAKKICTGCEVKAECLEYALANDERFGIWGGLSERERRRIKRDAVI; via the coding sequence ATGACCGTGGATCGACAGTCACGCACCGTCGCGGGACCCGAGCTGGCCCTGGTCGACCTCGGTGTCCCCGGCCTGTTCGACGAGGACGAGCAGGAGAGCTGGCAGGACCGGGCTCTGTGCGCGCAGACCGATCCCGAGGCGTTCTTCCCCGAGAAGGGCGGCTCGACCCGCGAGGCCAAGAAGATCTGCACCGGGTGCGAGGTCAAGGCGGAGTGCCTCGAGTACGCGCTGGCCAACGACGAGCGGTTCGGCATCTGGGGCGGGCTGTCCGAGCGCGAGCGGCGACGCATCAAGCGCGACGCCGTCATCTGA
- a CDS encoding metallopeptidase family protein: MSVRDFPGDPGRRGPRVVTSRRADRRGHGPRGPILPPEVPRWRSRSAEFDAAALEAFAEIDQHWHARLEHLDLAVDMVPRMRLRPGETWPEEVVADGDVPLARLVPAGVDRSGQPTRARLVLFRKPLTRRAPEGDDLRDLIYSVLVELVSQHLEISPDEVEAGPDED, from the coding sequence ATCTCCGTCCGCGATTTCCCCGGCGACCCCGGGCGCCGCGGACCGCGCGTGGTGACGTCCCGCCGCGCGGACCGCCGCGGTCACGGGCCCCGCGGGCCGATCCTGCCGCCCGAGGTGCCCCGCTGGCGCAGCCGGTCGGCGGAGTTCGACGCCGCCGCCCTCGAGGCGTTCGCCGAGATCGACCAGCACTGGCACGCGCGCCTCGAGCACCTGGACCTCGCCGTGGACATGGTGCCGCGTATGCGCCTGCGACCCGGGGAGACGTGGCCCGAGGAGGTCGTGGCCGACGGCGACGTCCCGCTCGCCCGGCTCGTGCCCGCGGGCGTGGACCGGTCGGGGCAGCCGACCCGCGCGCGGCTGGTGCTGTTCCGGAAGCCGCTCACCCGGCGTGCGCCGGAGGGCGACGACCTGCGGGATCTCATCTACTCCGTGCTCGTGGAGCTGGTGTCGCAGCACCTGGAGATCTCACCCGACGAGGTCGAGGCGGGCCCTGACGAGGACTGA